The Archocentrus centrarchus isolate MPI-CPG fArcCen1 chromosome 18 unlocalized genomic scaffold, fArcCen1 scaffold_23_ctg1, whole genome shotgun sequence genome contains a region encoding:
- the LOC115775205 gene encoding protein S100-P-like yields MTQLETSMACLMKIFDTYAGKEGKPDTLTNAEVKTLLEKELPGLLKGAKSQEDVNKLLKDLDFNGDGEVDFTEFMVLVTSITCICHARPTKK; encoded by the exons ATGACGCAGCTAGAGACATCCATGGCTTGCCTGATGAAGATCTTTGATACATATGCGGGAAAAGAGGGAAAGCCAGACACCCTCACAAATGCCGAGGTCAAGACTCTGCTGGAGAAGGAGCTGCCTGGACTGCTCAAG GGAGCAAAAAGCCAAGAAGACGTGAACAAGCTGCTCAAAGATTTGGATTTTAATGGAGATGGAGAGGTTGACTTCACTGAGTTTATGGTGCTGGTCACTTCTATTACCTGCATCTGCCACGCCCGCCCTACAAAGAAGTGA